A region of Candidatus Rokuibacteriota bacterium DNA encodes the following proteins:
- a CDS encoding phosphomethylpyrimidine synthase ThiC, with translation MANAATKRPAFRKVYVNGSHPDLRVPMREVLLTPPNPPVRLYDSSGPYTDPAYQADLKTGLGPLRLAWVLAREDVEELREPTSSYRREREADPTLDEIRFPASRRSLRARAGRRVTQMHYARRGEITPEMEFIAVREGVSAEFVRQEVARGRAIIPANINHPESEPMIIGRNFLVKINANIGNSAVTSSIEEEVEKMLWATRWGADTVMDLSTGKNIHETREWILRNSPVPIGTVPI, from the coding sequence ATGGCCAACGCCGCGACGAAGCGACCTGCGTTCAGAAAAGTCTATGTCAACGGGAGCCATCCGGACCTTCGGGTCCCGATGCGCGAGGTCCTCCTGACCCCGCCGAACCCGCCGGTCCGCCTCTACGACAGCAGTGGGCCCTACACGGACCCCGCCTACCAGGCCGATCTCAAAACGGGCCTCGGACCGCTCAGGCTCGCTTGGGTACTGGCCCGCGAGGACGTGGAGGAGCTTCGCGAGCCGACGTCGAGCTACCGGAGGGAACGCGAGGCCGATCCGACCCTGGACGAGATCCGCTTCCCGGCGAGCCGGAGGTCCCTCCGCGCCAGGGCGGGGCGGCGCGTGACCCAGATGCACTACGCGCGGCGAGGGGAGATCACGCCGGAGATGGAGTTCATCGCCGTGCGTGAGGGTGTCTCCGCCGAGTTCGTGCGGCAGGAGGTCGCGCGGGGTCGGGCGATCATCCCGGCCAATATCAACCACCCCGAGTCCGAGCCGATGATCATCGGGCGCAACTTCCTGGTGAAGATCAACGCCAACATCGGCAACTCCGCGGTGACCTCCTCCATCGAAGAAGAGGTCGAGAAGATGCTCTGGGCGACCCGCTGGGGCGCCGACACCGTGATGGACCTCTCCACCGGCAAGAACATCCACGAGACCCGCGAGTGGATCCTCCGCAACTCCCCGGTGCCGATCGGCACGGTCCCGATC